The segment CTTTTTGTGGATCATAATCCCCTTTTTGAAATAGATATGATAATACATAATCAGTAAGCGTAGGTTCTCCATTTTTTTTATCTGAATGAACTAGAACTCCAGGCCACTTTTCAATAATAAGCATATTTTCATCTTCATAACTTATCTTGATTGAGCTAAAATCTACTTCTTGAAATTTCTTAGGTGTATTTTTCTTATTTTGCTTATATGTTTCAATATATTTTGTTTCTATTATATCTTCTTCTTGAAGAAAATAATTTTGTTTGACCTTTTTGCCGTTAACTCTTATATCTCCCTTTCTAAGAGCTTTAAATATTGCTCCTAGCGGCACATCTTGTAACCATTTTCTACAAAATTTATCTAATCTTTGTCCCGCTTCATTTGGTCCTATCTCAATTCTCATCTTATACCTCCGTATAACACCTCATTATATTCTCTTAATGTTCCCTGGTTTTCGACACAATACAAAAATTATATACTAATAAATATAAGTTTACAACTTAATTATTTTATTTATACTTGCAGATTAATATTTATTAATCTGCAAGTATATTAATTATTTATTTAAAAACTTTATTACAGTCGCACATTGTATAGCAACTCCAAGAGAAATACATTTCTCATCTACATCAAAATAATTGCTATGAAGAGGATAGTTTAATTGTCTTTCTTCATTTCCAGTTCCTAGATAATAAAATGCTGACGGTCTTTCCATTGAAAAATACGCAAAACTTTCAACACCCATAGTTGGTTTTTGTAATTTTATTATATTTTCCTCTCCAATTATAGTTTTTGCTGAATCCTCAAGAATATCCACTACACTATCATCATTGTAAAGACAAGGATAGCTTTCTTGAATTTCTATTTCACACTTTCCTCTCATAGATTCAGTTATTCCTTTAACAACTTCGACTAATCTCTTTTTAACATATTCTCTATGCTCTTGTGTCATAGTTCTCATTATTCCTGAGATTTTAACTTCTTCTGGAATTATGTTTTGAGCCGTTCCTCCGTGTATTGAACCAATTGTTATTACCGCTGGATCTGTAGGAGGTATTTCTCTACTAACTACATTTTGAAGAGCTGTTATTACATTTGCACTTATTACTATTGGATCTATAGTACTATGTGGATATGCTCCATGACCACCTTTACCCATTATTTTTATATTAAATGGATTTGATGCTGCATTTACAACATCTCTTTTTATCCCTATCATACCTGCCTCTATATTAGGTTCTACATGAAGTCCAATTATAGCATCCACTGAAGGATTTTCAAGAATTCCCTCATTAATCATATGAATAGCTCCACCTGTAGTTTCTTCTGCTGGTTCAAAAAATAATTTAACATTACCTTTAAGTTCACTTTTTATATAATTTAAAACTTTGCCAACTCCCAAAAGTATAGTAGTATGAACATCATGTCCACAACCATGCATTCTACCTTTTATTTTAGATGAATATTCACATTTTTTTTTATCTTCCATCGGTAAAGCATCCATATCAGCTCTTATACCTATTGTCTTGTCTCCATTTCCTTTTATAATAGCACAAATTCCATTTTTAGATGTCTTACTATATTCTATACCTTCCTTTTGTAAAAATGCTTCTATTTTTCCTACCGTTCTAGGAAGATCAAAATCTAGTTCTGGATTCATATGAAAATCTCTTCTTATACTTATTAACTCATTCTCTATTTCACTTATTTTTTTTAATATTTGCATTCCCTTGCTCCCTTTTAAATATTATCCCAAAATATTTTTACAATATCTCCTTCTTTAAGCTCATCATAGTATCCAGCTTTTTTATCATTTAAAAGAAGTATTAAATTGCCATGGGAAATTGTTAAATCAAACTCTATATTATCAAATATATCAACAAATACATATTTATCTTTTCCTCTTAATGTAATAGACTTTTCATTAACTACTATATGCAAACCATCATTTGAAATTTCTAAAGCATCTAATTTATCTTTATCCGTTTCTTGAATTTGAGCTTTATTTTCTATATCTACACTTTCCCTTAAAATATTTTCTTCATTACTTTCTTGTAAATTATCCACGCTTTCTTTTATATGTGTTTCATTTTTAACTTTTTCATTTATATCTTTTTTTATTATTTCGTCCTCTATATTGTTTTTGCTAATTTCTCCCATACTATTATCTTGTTCTTCTATTAACTCTTCATTTTTTTTCTTATAAATTCTATCCCCTTCTCTTATAACATAACTACTATGGATTTGTTCATTTCTTAAAAAATACAAATAATGCTTATCTTCCTCATAATATTTAATGTATTCTCCTAAAGTTGAAGGAAATAATATTTTAACTTCATCTCCTTCTTTAATTATTTCTTCTAAATCACATCTTTCATTATTTATAAAAGCTACAGGATAAATATTTTCTATTCCATCATTTATATAAAAACTTATAGAATTAATATTTCTAACATACTCTATTATTTTAGGAGATGCATCTTTCCCATCTTTTGCAAAATCAACTTTAATCTTATCTCCTTCTGATACCTCAGTATCAATAGTTGATTTTTCATCATTTACATATATATCTGCACCTTTACCTAAAGTACCAAAAGCAACCCTTGTAATTCCATTTAAAACAAACCTTATATTTTTTCCATTCTTTCCAATTAAAGTTTTGTGATTAATTCCTGATTGCATCATTACATCCATAACTGTATGCTTATGAGAATTGAATAGACTTATTACATCATTATTTAAAACAACATCTATAAAATCATGTCCAGATTTTTTAATAGCTACAAGTGCTATTCCAAGTACAGTAACTCCTGCACTTCCAAGTTCTTCATTATAATTGATACAATTTATAACTGCCTCTCTTCCCTTAATACCTATTCTTTTTTCAGATAAATTTAAACTTTCTCCTAAAGCTTCTCTAAAATTATAGGTATGGGCTCCTCCACCTACTAAGAATACCGCATTAGGTGATTTCCCTCCATTTAATTCTATTATTTTCTTTCCTATTTCATCAGCTATTTTATCAACAACTGGCTTTATAATTTTATTAACCTCTTCAGCTGAAATATTATTTTCAATTCCTAAAACATCTACAAATTTTATTTCTTCCCCTCTAGAAGATGAAATTTTTATTTTCTCAGCTGTATTAAAATCCACTAAAAAGTTCTGAACTATGGCTTCTGTAACTTCATCCCCAGCCATTGGAACCATTCCATAAGCACTTATACTATCATTACTACTTATAGCTATATCAGATGTACCAGCTCCAACATCTACCAATGCAATATTAAGTAATCTTAATTTTTTAGGTACAGCAGCTTCCATTGCTGCAATAGGTTCTAATGTTAAACTTGTAACATTTAACCCAACTTTATCCATAACCGAATATAAACTGTCAACTACAGATCTTGGCAAAAAAGTCGCAATTACATCTGCTGCTATATTTTCTCCTCTTTGGGATAATAAATTAGATATAACATATCCATTTAAATAATAATTTTTAACACTATATCCAACACAATAAAGTTTCCCTTGTGTTTGTTTATTTATCTCTTCTTCTGCTTTTTTTACAGCTGTAAGTTCTAAACTTCTTATTATCTCTCCATCTATCTCTTTATTTGCATCTAACTGTATACCTACACTTACTTCTGTTGTTCTTAAAAACCTTCCTGCTGCTGCAATAGCTACATCTTTAACTTCTATTCCTAACTCTTCTTCAATAGACTTCTTTACAGAATTAACTGTACTTGCTACTAAATTTATATCATGGATCTGTCCATCTATCATAGCTCTTTCTTCATGTTCCATGTATTTTTCACATAAAGTATGAAATTTTCTATCCTTTACGATACCTACATTACCTATAATAGAGCGAGTTCCAATATCCAAAGCAAATATTATATCTTTAGGATTTATATCTAAAATTTTCATTTTCTCTCTCCCTCTTTTGACGCATTATAAAGGCTCATATTCTTAGAATATGAGCCTAATAAAATTATATATTATCCTATTGTTTTATTCAATAAACCCTTTAGTTACTTTTTCCTATTTAATCTACTAATTTTAAACCATTAGCATTTTCACTAATGTAAGGTAAATTTTTAACTATTTCGTAAACATACTTAAGTTTTCTTCCACTTGATACTTCTTCTTTTAAAACTTCATTATTACATATCATTTTACTCCAGAAGTATACGAAATCATCCTTATTTATAAATTCAGTATCTTTATTTTCTTCTACTACAAATCCACCCTTATATGTTTCTACTATATTTATGTCTTTAATTTCATCCTTAGAAACCATTCTTATGGCATCTTCCCAGACTCTTTTAAAAGGAACCACCTTATTACACCCCGCTTAAATATTATTTTTGATACTAACTACAACAAATAATTAACAAACTTTTCTTCAACAGTTTAGCATAATCTAAATAAAATTGTCAACATTTTACCCATTATTATTATATACAAATTATCCTTTTATAACTCATATTTTTTTCAAAACCGCCAAATAAGTTATACTAATCTTTCTATCAAACCATTATTATATAATACTAAACTATCAAAACTTCTTATAATATTATTTTCAAATAATATTTCTATAATATTGTTATTAACACTTATTATTTTTCCATTTCCAAAACTCTTATGAATCACCATATCATCTTTTTTAAATAAATTATTAAATATTATAGATAAGTCACATTCTTCAATAAATCTAGATGTCTTCTTAGTTTTACCCCTAATATCATTACATATACATAACCAAAGATTTTCTATAGTTCTAGTTACCCCTACATAAAAAAGTCTTCTCTCTTCTTCTATATTTGTTTCTATACTATTTATATGTGGTATATTCTCTTCATTACAGTTTAAAATAAATACATTTTTAAACTCCATTCCTTTAACTCCATGAATTGTACTCAATATAACACCACTTTTTTGTTCATTATTTTTATTATTCTTTATTTCATATTCAACTTCATTAATATGAGCTAAAAAAGTTATTATAGTATTATAATCTTTAGATGCTGATATAAATTCCTCTAAAATTTCTTCTAATTCTGATATATCCATTTTAAATTTTATACTATAATCTTTTAAATACTCATAGTATTCTAGATTATTTAAAACAGAATTAATGGCACCTGCTAACGATATCTTATTTAAATACTGTATATCCTTTTTTATATCATCTATCTTTTTTAATTGAAATGGAGGTATATTCTCATTATCTTTTAAAATTTCAAAACAATCTTGTCCCGAATTATTTCTTTTAACTTTTTCTAAATTTACTTTACTTATATATCTAAATGGTCTATTTATTATTCTAAGAAAACTTTCTTTATCAGCACAATCTATACTTAATTTTAAGTATGCAATTATATCTTTGCATATAAAATGTTCAAAAAAATTGTACTCTTTATCTAATAATTGAAAAGGTATCTTCTTTCTAATAAATGAATCTATTATGCTTCTACTTTCTACATTCGTTCTATAAATAATTGCATTATCTTCATATCTATATCCACTAACAGAATTTAATTTCATAATATTTATTGATATACTATCTGCTTGATTTCTTTCATCTATGTAATTCATCACATTTATTTTATTCATATCTTCTTTATTTGCATTAAATATTTTGTCATTTCTCATCTTATTATTTTTTATAAGATTATCCGAAATATTAACTACGCTTTTAGGACATCTATAATTAGTAGTTAAAAATATCTTCTTTCCATCTTTAAAATGCATATCGAAATTAACCATGCATTCTGGTTTTGATCCCCTAAATCCATAAATGCATTGATCCTCATCCCCTACTGCAAAAATAGAATTATCTTCATTTAATAATTTTAATATATCTATTTGAATTTCATCACAATCTTGAAATTCATCTATAAGTATATATTTAAAAAGATTTCTATATCCATTAAGTAATTTAATATTTTTCATAAATAAAGACTTACACCTTAATTGAAGATCATCAAAATCCAACAAATTATTTTTAAGTTTATAATCTTCGTATGTTCTATAGCATTCTAAAAATATATCTTTATCTATCTTAGGAGAAAACTTGTCTTTATCTTCATTAATTGTTTTATAATATGATATTGAATTTAAAGTTTCTTTAATCTTCTCATCGCTTATCTCATCCAAATAAGTAGATAACACTCCTTTTATAAGCTTATATGCTATTGAAGTGCTTATTATATTTATTCTATTTTCCACCCTGCTTAATATTTTATAAAAAAGACCATGAAACGTCCCAAAGAAAGGTGAGCTTTTATAATTTCCTAAAGCTTTATACTTTTTTTTCATATTTTTAGCTGCAGCTCTTGTAAAAGTTATAATCATTATATTATTAGGATTTATAGCCTTTTGTCTTAATAAAAAATTTAATCTTTTATTAACTTTGTTATAATCTATATATTCTTTTAAAATTTCTATATCTTCTTTATTCAAACTCTCTGGATAATATTTAGTTTTATATATTGGTCCAAAGGTAACTAAATAATCTACTTTTCTAATAAGTGTAGTTGTCTTTCCTGCTCCAGGACATGCTATTACGGCTAAATTTCTATTATTACTTAAAACTGCACTTAGTTGTTCTTCATTTAATTCTTTATATCTATATTCAATTATTTTATCTCTTAAATAAAAAAATTCTTCCAAAATACTCTTTTCTATCATTTTTTGCACCCACTTTACATTTCCTGTTAATGTATAAACTATAATATAAAGTATATCATATAATTGTATATACATTTTTATAATCCTAATTTATACTTCTAAATATATAAATAATATTCTTTATTTTTTCATTATTTTCCTTTAAAAATTAAAAATTGTTGTAATAATCTTAATAAAGGATTAAAATAATATGTGATTAAATAAGTGTATATACATGAAGAATTTAAAAAGACTTATTAGTTAGAGGGGAAATAAATGGAGAATAACAACATTTTTAGTATTAAAAATACTCGAAATCTTACTATGTTAGTAGATTTTTACGAGCTAACTATGGCAAACGGCTATCTTGATCATAATGTAGGAGAAAAAATAGCATACTTTGATATGTATTTTAGAAGAGTTCCTGATGGTGGCGGATACTGTATAATGGCAGGAGTTCAACAACTTATAGAATATCTTTCTACTTTAAAATTTACAGATGAAGATATACAATATTTAAAAGATAAGAAAATGTTTTCAGATAAGTTTCTTGACTACCTAAAAAACTTTAAATTTGAATGTGATGTTTGGGCCATACCAGAAGGAAACCCTGTTTTTCCTAGTGAGCCATTAGTTACTGTTAGAGGGCCTATAATCCAAGCGCAATTTATAGAAACTATGATCTTACTTACTATAAATCATCAAACCTTAATTGCTACAAAAGCAAATAGAATTTGTAAAGCCGCTGAAGGACGACCTGTAATGGAATTTGGCTCAAGACGTGCTCAAGGATACGATGGTGCAATTTATGGTGCAAGAGCCGCTATCATAGGAGGATGTAATGCAACAGCTTGTACTATAGCAGAGCAAATGTTTGACGTTCCATGTCTTGGTACTATGGCTCATAGCTGGGTACAACTTTTCCCTACTGAATATAAAGCCTTTGAAGCTTGGGCAAAATCTTATCCTAGTGAATGTGTATTATTAGTAGATACATATAATGTATTAAAATCAGGTATACCAAATGCTATCAAAGTATTTAATGAAGTATTAATACCTATGGGATATAGACCAAAGGGAATAAGAATTGATAGTGGCGATATTACTTATCTTACTAAAAAATGTAGAAAACTACTAGACGATGCTGGTTTTCCTGATGTTAAGATAATAATTTCTAATTCATTAGATGAACATATAATAACAGATGTATTAAGCCAAGGTGCAGAAATAGATAGTTTTGGTGTTGGTGAAAGATTAATAACTGCTCGATCTGAACCAGTTTTCGGTGGTGTTTATAAATTAGTTGCTATAGAAGATAACGAAGAGATAATACCTAAAATTAAAATAAGCGAAAACGAAGCCAAAATAACAAATCCTGGTTTTAAGAAAATTTATAGACTGTTTGATAAAAATACCGATACAGCCTTAGCAGATTTAATATGTCTTAGAGATGAACAATTAGATTTTTCTAAACCACTTGAAATATTCAATCCAGTTCATACTTGGAAAAGAAAAAAATTAATTAAATATTATGCTAAGGATTTAATGGTTCAAATATTTTCTAAAGGTAAGCCTTGTTATGAAAGTCCTACTGTTAAAGAAATACAAAATATTGTAAAAAAAGAAACTAACAAACTTTGGGAAGAAGTTTTACGTTTTGAAAATCCTCATACTTATTATGTAGACCTTTCAACAGATCTTTGGACTCTGAAACACGATTTACTTGATAAGTATTCAAACTTATATGAATAAACTTTAGTGATTGTACTTTATAAAGATATACTAATTCTTTATGAAGTACAATCACTTTTTATATATTAAACACTTTGAAATATCTTAGTAAAATTCTTTTCTTCATACAATTCATCTAATAAATTAATACTCTGACTTTTAAATATTTCATTATAAATATAATCTTTTTTTACGCTTTCTTGCATATCAATTGACATAAATGGACATTCTCCATTTGAATCTTCATATTCATGAAATGGACATTCTTTAAAACAATTTACTCTATTTTTATAAGTAGATAGAAACGGACACTTAGCCATATATAATACCCCCTAAATTTATATGAATAAGTATATTATAAACCATTAATTGTAAATTTTGAATACCTTTTCAAAATTTTATCTGTTTTTTTAAAATTCAGTTCAATATTTCCATCTAATTTTATCTAAACGCCTCTTTTGGAGTTATAGCACGTCCTATAACTAAAACTACCAAAACTATCCCTACTCCAATACCTATTTTTTGCTTTGATATATGTTTTTTTTCATCTGTTGTATTCTGTTTTTTTAAATTTTCCTGTTTAGATTTACTATTTTTCGTTTTATTCTGTTCCTCCACACTAACACTATTCTTAGGATTTGCATAAACCTTACTATTAGTACTTAAAGAAATTGTAAACAGTAAAATTATTGATAATATCATTATTAATGCTATGTTTTTAAAATTATTTTTCATAACATTCCCTCCAAAAAATACCGAATAAATAAAATAATTCAATTAATTTTATTCCTTTTAATTTTTAATATCCCATTTCATCTCCTATTATTACAACAGTTATATCTGCTCCCATAGGCTTTCTTTTGATAACAGAATATATTCTGCATATCCTATCTTCACTTTTACAATTCATACATACTCCTGTTTTTACACATGGTGTATTTTGTGAAAGTCTTTTAGAATTTTTAGGGGCAGCTAAAATTTCTATTCTTTCTAGAGCTG is part of the Clostridium botulinum genome and harbors:
- a CDS encoding M20 metallopeptidase family protein; this translates as MQILKKISEIENELISIRRDFHMNPELDFDLPRTVGKIEAFLQKEGIEYSKTSKNGICAIIKGNGDKTIGIRADMDALPMEDKKKCEYSSKIKGRMHGCGHDVHTTILLGVGKVLNYIKSELKGNVKLFFEPAEETTGGAIHMINEGILENPSVDAIIGLHVEPNIEAGMIGIKRDVVNAASNPFNIKIMGKGGHGAYPHSTIDPIVISANVITALQNVVSREIPPTDPAVITIGSIHGGTAQNIIPEEVKISGIMRTMTQEHREYVKKRLVEVVKGITESMRGKCEIEIQESYPCLYNDDSVVDILEDSAKTIIGEENIIKLQKPTMGVESFAYFSMERPSAFYYLGTGNEERQLNYPLHSNYFDVDEKCISLGVAIQCATVIKFLNK
- a CDS encoding cell division protein FtsA — encoded protein: MKILDINPKDIIFALDIGTRSIIGNVGIVKDRKFHTLCEKYMEHEERAMIDGQIHDINLVASTVNSVKKSIEEELGIEVKDVAIAAAGRFLRTTEVSVGIQLDANKEIDGEIIRSLELTAVKKAEEEINKQTQGKLYCVGYSVKNYYLNGYVISNLLSQRGENIAADVIATFLPRSVVDSLYSVMDKVGLNVTSLTLEPIAAMEAAVPKKLRLLNIALVDVGAGTSDIAISSNDSISAYGMVPMAGDEVTEAIVQNFLVDFNTAEKIKISSSRGEEIKFVDVLGIENNISAEEVNKIIKPVVDKIADEIGKKIIELNGGKSPNAVFLVGGGAHTYNFREALGESLNLSEKRIGIKGREAVINCINYNEELGSAGVTVLGIALVAIKKSGHDFIDVVLNNDVISLFNSHKHTVMDVMMQSGINHKTLIGKNGKNIRFVLNGITRVAFGTLGKGADIYVNDEKSTIDTEVSEGDKIKVDFAKDGKDASPKIIEYVRNINSISFYINDGIENIYPVAFINNERCDLEEIIKEGDEVKILFPSTLGEYIKYYEEDKHYLYFLRNEQIHSSYVIREGDRIYKKKNEELIEEQDNSMGEISKNNIEDEIIKKDINEKVKNETHIKESVDNLQESNEENILRESVDIENKAQIQETDKDKLDALEISNDGLHIVVNEKSITLRGKDKYVFVDIFDNIEFDLTISHGNLILLLNDKKAGYYDELKEGDIVKIFWDNI
- a CDS encoding ATP-dependent helicase, translated to MIEKSILEEFFYLRDKIIEYRYKELNEEQLSAVLSNNRNLAVIACPGAGKTTTLIRKVDYLVTFGPIYKTKYYPESLNKEDIEILKEYIDYNKVNKRLNFLLRQKAINPNNIMIITFTRAAAKNMKKKYKALGNYKSSPFFGTFHGLFYKILSRVENRINIISTSIAYKLIKGVLSTYLDEISDEKIKETLNSISYYKTINEDKDKFSPKIDKDIFLECYRTYEDYKLKNNLLDFDDLQLRCKSLFMKNIKLLNGYRNLFKYILIDEFQDCDEIQIDILKLLNEDNSIFAVGDEDQCIYGFRGSKPECMVNFDMHFKDGKKIFLTTNYRCPKSVVNISDNLIKNNKMRNDKIFNANKEDMNKINVMNYIDERNQADSISINIMKLNSVSGYRYEDNAIIYRTNVESRSIIDSFIRKKIPFQLLDKEYNFFEHFICKDIIAYLKLSIDCADKESFLRIINRPFRYISKVNLEKVKRNNSGQDCFEILKDNENIPPFQLKKIDDIKKDIQYLNKISLAGAINSVLNNLEYYEYLKDYSIKFKMDISELEEILEEFISASKDYNTIITFLAHINEVEYEIKNNKNNEQKSGVILSTIHGVKGMEFKNVFILNCNEENIPHINSIETNIEEERRLFYVGVTRTIENLWLCICNDIRGKTKKTSRFIEECDLSIIFNNLFKKDDMVIHKSFGNGKIISVNNNIIEILFENNIIRSFDSLVLYNNGLIERLV
- a CDS encoding nicotinate phosphoribosyltransferase; this translates as MENNNIFSIKNTRNLTMLVDFYELTMANGYLDHNVGEKIAYFDMYFRRVPDGGGYCIMAGVQQLIEYLSTLKFTDEDIQYLKDKKMFSDKFLDYLKNFKFECDVWAIPEGNPVFPSEPLVTVRGPIIQAQFIETMILLTINHQTLIATKANRICKAAEGRPVMEFGSRRAQGYDGAIYGARAAIIGGCNATACTIAEQMFDVPCLGTMAHSWVQLFPTEYKAFEAWAKSYPSECVLLVDTYNVLKSGIPNAIKVFNEVLIPMGYRPKGIRIDSGDITYLTKKCRKLLDDAGFPDVKIIISNSLDEHIITDVLSQGAEIDSFGVGERLITARSEPVFGGVYKLVAIEDNEEIIPKIKISENEAKITNPGFKKIYRLFDKNTDTALADLICLRDEQLDFSKPLEIFNPVHTWKRKKLIKYYAKDLMVQIFSKGKPCYESPTVKEIQNIVKKETNKLWEEVLRFENPHTYYVDLSTDLWTLKHDLLDKYSNLYE